The Candidatus Neomarinimicrobiota bacterium DNA window ATAAAGGCTAAGAATTTGCGCATTATGGTCTCCTAAGAAATTTTCGCCGAATATAGATGAGGCTCTAATAGTTGCCAAGGATGAATATTATTGTTAGAAGTTTGTTTAGTTTGGGGGTTTGGGGGTTTGGAGGTTTGGAGGTTTGGGGGTTAGGAGGTTTGGAGGAGAAAGGACCCTGAGTGATCCAAGTGAAACGAGGATTGTATCGAAGGACCGAGGATTGGCAGGGTTTGGAAATTAGGGAGTTAGGGGATGAGCCTTGATCAAACCATTGGAAAGTTCGTGGAGATCCCAGGAGAACTGATCAGCTCGATCTTTTTTGATACTTAACTGAATCGTGACACCCTCTGAATAATCCTGGTCTCTCAATTGGGCACCGTAAGTTTCAATCAAACGATAAACCAGATTGGCATGCTCAAAATCACAGTGACATTCAAGCATCATACGCGGGATAAAGCCCCTTTTCTTTAGTAACGGTAAGGCTTCATGTACTACACCGCCGTAGGCTCTCATCAAACCTCCCTTGCCGAGCTTGGTGCCACCAAAGTAGCGAGTAACCACTGCCAATACATTGGTGAGTCTGGCTCCATATAGGACCTGATA harbors:
- a CDS encoding YigZ family protein, with protein sequence WFQPTEICEHQTRIKASRFIAELFPVKNEDEIQNHLNEVKKREYNANHHCFAWRLGVDDDEIWRVSDDGEPAGTAGKPIYQVLYGARLTNVLAVVTRYFGGTKLGKGGLMRAYGGVVHEALPLLKKRGFIPRMMLECHCDFEHANLVYRLIETYGAQLRDQDYSEGVTIQLSIKKDRADQFSWDLHELSNGLIKAHPLTP